A genomic segment from Vicinamibacterales bacterium encodes:
- a CDS encoding outer membrane lipoprotein carrier protein LolA: protein MPNAFALLTAGLLLSFCYSSPASPLLAQTPLRPDPTTLAGLLQQHYDQVRDFAADFVHVYEGGALRMTATEKGTVQIKKPGKMRWHYDTPEEKLFVFDGRTMYAYFLDEAQVTVSPMPQGDEISAAVLLLIGRGNLVRDFRPEYVELPDLANDSYALRLEPIVPTPDYTSLTLVVDRSNLMLHRLISIDRQGGISTFRFSNLEENLGIADSHFSFTIPANVEIIRHEGVPQ from the coding sequence GTGCCAAACGCTTTTGCATTACTTACGGCTGGATTATTGCTCAGCTTCTGCTACTCCTCCCCGGCCTCACCACTTCTAGCTCAAACACCACTTCGTCCTGACCCGACGACACTCGCCGGCTTACTCCAGCAACATTACGATCAAGTCCGTGACTTCGCTGCTGACTTCGTCCACGTGTATGAAGGTGGTGCCTTGCGAATGACGGCGACCGAGAAAGGCACCGTGCAGATTAAGAAGCCTGGGAAGATGCGATGGCACTACGACACACCTGAAGAGAAACTGTTCGTCTTCGACGGGCGCACAATGTACGCCTATTTTTTGGATGAAGCACAAGTCACCGTGAGCCCTATGCCACAAGGCGACGAAATTAGTGCAGCAGTATTGCTACTGATCGGACGAGGCAACCTCGTTAGAGACTTTCGTCCGGAGTATGTTGAACTTCCAGACCTCGCAAACGACAGTTACGCTCTGAGACTTGAGCCGATTGTTCCAACGCCTGACTATACCTCACTGACTTTAGTCGTCGATCGTAGTAACTTGATGTTACATCGGCTCATTTCGATTGACCGGCAGGGCGGCATATCAACCTTTCGATTCAGCAATCTTGAGGAAAACCTGGGTATTGCTGATTCTCATTTTTCGTTCACCATCCCGGCGAACGTTGAGATCATTAGACACGAGGGTGTTCCCCAGTGA
- a CDS encoding biotin-dependent carboxyltransferase family protein, whose protein sequence is MGIHVNSPGMLSTVQDLGRWGFQNLGVPVAGPMDRYSHRFANALLGNPLGSATLEITLLGPELSFGLATRVAVTGAEFELALNEKLVPMNEPVVVAAGSRLCFGERRVGARAYLAVEGGFDVPEVLGSRSTHLPSQTGGMGGRALMTGDVLHSRSFDGEKPQPPRLRNSLLQLPSGGARIRVMLGPQERLFTPSGTKTFFTSRYVISNQSNRMGYRLDGPPISLAPSVGVLSDATPTGTIQVPGSGQPIILMADGQTTGGYPKLATAITADLPLLGQLSPGDWVEFEVCDRAGALSALITQEQTQLN, encoded by the coding sequence ATGGGCATCCATGTGAATAGTCCGGGGATGTTAAGCACGGTGCAGGATCTTGGTAGATGGGGTTTTCAGAATCTCGGAGTGCCCGTTGCTGGTCCAATGGATCGCTACTCCCACCGTTTTGCCAACGCCTTACTGGGTAATCCGTTAGGATCTGCAACTCTAGAAATCACATTATTGGGACCAGAACTTTCCTTCGGACTTGCCACAAGAGTAGCGGTTACCGGTGCTGAATTCGAACTTGCCCTTAACGAGAAACTAGTGCCGATGAATGAACCGGTGGTTGTAGCGGCCGGTTCGAGATTATGTTTTGGCGAACGACGTGTAGGTGCTCGGGCCTACCTAGCAGTAGAGGGTGGTTTTGATGTGCCCGAGGTGTTGGGAAGTCGCTCGACACATCTTCCGAGTCAGACCGGTGGTATGGGGGGTCGTGCACTGATGACTGGTGATGTCCTGCATTCACGGTCGTTTGATGGGGAAAAGCCACAGCCTCCTCGATTACGGAACTCTCTCCTTCAATTACCAAGTGGAGGGGCCAGGATCCGTGTCATGCTTGGACCGCAGGAACGACTCTTCACGCCGTCAGGGACTAAGACTTTCTTTACGTCGCGGTATGTAATCAGTAACCAGTCCAATCGCATGGGTTATCGCTTGGATGGTCCGCCCATTTCCCTGGCCCCGTCAGTCGGTGTGCTGTCCGATGCAACGCCGACGGGTACAATTCAGGTGCCAGGTTCAGGTCAGCCGATTATTCTGATGGCGGATGGACAAACGACGGGTGGCTATCCAAAACTAGCGACCGCTATCACAGCGGACCTTCCACTGCTAGGGCAGTTGAGTCCTGGAGATTGGGTGGAGTTTGAGGTGTGTGACCGAGCGGGTGCCCTAAGTGCTCTAATCACGCAGGAGCAGACACAATTAAACTAA
- the pxpB gene encoding 5-oxoprolinase subunit PxpB, which produces MTAPVEIRAAGDSALVVELGTEIDSTLNAQVVAIAATLRQEQIEGVRDVISSYASVTVCFDPLRTNLESLISAITRHVTNTATTTATVLAPSRSPREIPVCYGGVYGPDLEAVANYAGCSTDDVVRLHSEVAYRVYLLGFVPGFAYMAKVNERIAMPRRETPRVSVLAGTVGIADCQTGIYPSATPGGWQLIGRSAFYPFDPNREEPFLFTAGDTVRFVPVDEIEFRSLVGPGVTNGDF; this is translated from the coding sequence ATGACAGCTCCTGTCGAGATTCGCGCGGCTGGAGACTCTGCGCTCGTCGTCGAGTTAGGCACTGAAATCGATTCTACTCTGAACGCGCAGGTTGTCGCGATCGCAGCGACACTTCGTCAGGAGCAAATCGAAGGGGTCCGCGATGTCATTTCAAGCTATGCTTCGGTTACCGTCTGCTTTGATCCGCTACGTACCAATCTCGAGAGTCTAATCTCTGCCATTACACGCCACGTTACTAATACTGCTACTACTACGGCGACAGTGTTGGCACCATCCCGATCACCAAGGGAGATTCCTGTTTGTTACGGGGGTGTGTATGGACCTGATCTAGAAGCCGTTGCAAATTACGCAGGCTGTTCAACCGACGATGTGGTACGTCTCCATTCGGAGGTTGCCTACCGGGTCTATCTGTTAGGTTTCGTACCAGGATTTGCCTATATGGCAAAGGTTAATGAGCGGATTGCAATGCCCAGACGTGAGACGCCGAGAGTATCTGTCTTGGCTGGTACTGTGGGTATTGCTGACTGTCAGACTGGAATTTATCCTTCCGCCACACCAGGCGGATGGCAACTCATTGGACGCTCGGCATTCTATCCGTTCGATCCAAATCGTGAGGAACCGTTTCTGTTTACGGCGGGGGATACTGTGCGTTTTGTACCGGTGGACGAGATAGAGTTCCGCTCTTTAGTGGGCCCAGGTGTTACGAATGGTGACTTTTGA
- the mpl gene encoding UDP-N-acetylmuramate:L-alanyl-gamma-D-glutamyl-meso-diaminopimelate ligase: MRHVHFIGIGGTAMATLAVMLKQRGVDVQGSDQAIYPPMSDVLAAEGIEPFDDFRPEQISGDVDLVIVGNAISRGNVELEAVLDQKMAYASLPEVVRNQFLWDSRSFVVAGTHGKTTTAALVAWLLTHAGRDPSLLMGGVAKNFGASHRLGRGREFVIEGDEYDSAFFDKTAKFLKYLPDVAVVGNLEFDHADIFDDLDAIRLEFRRLVRLIPGQGLLIVGADSDEAFALRDEAHCRVESFGLSSGADWKAVSITTVEIGTEFWIERDDEPFVRITSPLLGDYNVRNVLAATAMAAAAGVDAKDIANGVATFEGVKRRLESLGEVRGVTLYDDFAHHPTAVAETLAAVRAAYPGRRIWAIFEPRSATACRRLVEADLVSALMKADEVVLAPVYRKTVAEAMRLSPERVIAMLTTNGVRARYLSEVEDIVKVVAEEAREGDQIVIMSNGAFAGIHNKLLTALSVA, encoded by the coding sequence GTGAGGCACGTTCACTTTATCGGTATCGGTGGCACAGCGATGGCGACTCTCGCGGTCATGCTCAAGCAGCGCGGTGTCGACGTGCAAGGCTCAGACCAAGCGATTTATCCTCCGATGAGCGACGTTTTGGCGGCTGAAGGAATCGAGCCCTTTGATGACTTTCGACCTGAGCAGATCAGTGGTGATGTGGATCTCGTCATTGTTGGAAATGCTATTTCGCGCGGAAATGTGGAACTCGAAGCGGTGCTTGATCAAAAAATGGCCTACGCTTCTCTTCCGGAAGTTGTGCGCAACCAATTCCTATGGGATTCTCGATCATTCGTCGTTGCAGGCACACATGGTAAGACGACGACCGCAGCGCTTGTCGCGTGGCTACTAACACATGCTGGTCGCGATCCGAGCCTGTTGATGGGAGGGGTGGCTAAGAATTTTGGGGCGAGCCATCGGCTTGGCCGAGGTCGGGAATTCGTTATCGAGGGAGACGAATACGATAGTGCATTCTTTGATAAGACGGCGAAGTTTCTTAAGTATCTTCCAGATGTGGCTGTGGTTGGCAATCTGGAATTTGATCACGCGGACATTTTTGACGATCTTGATGCTATTCGTCTCGAGTTTCGTCGGCTAGTTCGACTTATTCCTGGGCAGGGTCTCCTGATAGTTGGTGCTGATAGCGACGAAGCCTTCGCGCTTCGGGATGAAGCCCACTGTCGTGTTGAGTCGTTCGGACTCAGTTCAGGCGCTGACTGGAAAGCGGTTTCGATTACGACGGTTGAAATAGGTACTGAGTTTTGGATTGAGAGAGACGACGAACCATTTGTGAGGATAACTTCTCCGTTGCTAGGTGACTACAACGTTCGGAATGTGCTTGCGGCGACGGCGATGGCGGCGGCGGCAGGCGTGGATGCAAAAGACATCGCTAATGGTGTAGCGACGTTCGAGGGTGTAAAACGACGACTTGAGTCGTTGGGCGAAGTTCGCGGGGTTACGCTCTATGACGATTTTGCGCATCATCCGACGGCTGTAGCTGAGACGTTGGCGGCGGTCAGGGCAGCCTATCCTGGTCGACGCATTTGGGCAATTTTTGAACCTCGCTCGGCGACTGCCTGTCGTCGACTGGTTGAGGCGGATCTTGTATCGGCTCTGATGAAAGCCGATGAAGTCGTCCTAGCGCCTGTCTACCGCAAGACAGTTGCTGAAGCCATGCGACTCTCACCAGAGCGGGTCATTGCAATGCTGACTACGAATGGAGTCCGGGCAAGATATCTTTCCGAGGTGGAGGATATTGTAAAGGTCGTGGCTGAAGAGGCCCGTGAGGGTGATCAAATTGTGATCATGTCGAATGGGGCATTCGCCGGTATTCACAATAAACTTTTGACTGCGTTGAGTGTCGCATGA
- a CDS encoding LD-carboxypeptidase — translation MLKPKALRPGDRLAIVAPASGFDRSEFELGLTELRALGFDPVYDESVFDRRVYVAGEAAERAEAFRKAWLDPDIAGLVGARGGYGSVQLLPWLTPTELRRSPKVFLGYSDLTSLLAHLTTGCGVVGFHGPTVVGRLSKGEGAYDRESLKRVTMVAEPFGELSPDSLETLNPGEATGTLLGGTLTQLVASLGTPYAFAPQKPFLLFIDESGERPYRLDRMLTQLRLSGLLSRASGVIWGELPSCDEPAGEPTARATVADLLSDFRGPVVFGFPSGHTRGSAITLPFGVRARLSTESRPRLVIEEAAVS, via the coding sequence ATGCTAAAACCCAAGGCTTTACGTCCAGGTGACCGCCTGGCGATCGTTGCCCCAGCAAGTGGATTCGACCGTTCGGAGTTTGAGCTTGGTCTTACCGAATTGCGGGCGCTCGGATTTGACCCAGTTTATGACGAGAGTGTTTTTGATCGACGTGTCTACGTTGCTGGCGAGGCCGCAGAACGAGCTGAGGCGTTCCGTAAGGCTTGGCTTGATCCTGATATTGCCGGTCTGGTTGGAGCGCGAGGAGGCTATGGCAGCGTTCAGCTGCTCCCGTGGCTTACCCCAACCGAATTGCGACGAAGCCCGAAGGTGTTCCTTGGTTACAGCGATTTAACTAGTTTGCTTGCACATCTTACAACCGGATGTGGCGTGGTCGGGTTCCACGGTCCCACGGTCGTTGGACGTCTGTCTAAGGGTGAAGGAGCCTATGACCGGGAGTCCCTGAAGCGAGTGACGATGGTAGCCGAACCATTCGGGGAACTCTCACCTGATAGCCTTGAGACTCTGAATCCTGGTGAAGCTACGGGGACTCTCCTCGGAGGCACTCTGACCCAGCTCGTGGCTTCACTGGGTACGCCATATGCGTTTGCACCTCAGAAACCGTTCTTGCTGTTCATCGACGAGAGCGGCGAGCGTCCATACCGGCTCGACCGCATGTTAACCCAATTGCGATTGAGCGGTCTCTTAAGTAGGGCCTCAGGAGTTATATGGGGTGAGTTACCAAGTTGCGATGAACCGGCCGGCGAACCAACGGCCAGGGCGACGGTTGCTGATTTACTTTCAGATTTTAGGGGCCCTGTTGTGTTCGGCTTTCCTTCTGGTCATACACGGGGGTCGGCGATTACCTTGCCGTTCGGTGTGCGTGCTCGGCTCAGCACAGAAAGTAGGCCACGTTTAGTTATTGAGGAGGCGGCGGTTTCGTGA
- the nagZ gene encoding beta-N-acetylhexosaminidase: MSQTAFRRQVGQFAIVGFHGYTVPDELRMLVKEFDIGGVILFSRNIDSPNQVAELTREVQSLRRDWPLWVSVDQEGGRVARLRDPFTEWPAMQVLGKSRDANLARRFASALASELTAVGITLNYAPVMDLHTNSKNPVIGNRAMSENPAIVSTLGVSIIETLQSGGLAACAKHFPGHGDTSQDSHHELPILDIDLACLDKRELVPFRAAIGADVASVMTGHLLVRSLDEVRPATLSRRVVHDLLRGELNYGGLVVTDDMEMKAITGRYGIEEAAVEAVGATVDLLLLCGTDTASHAGVLEALIHAAEQGSLAMHDLENSLGRHRKVKERYLTKLPLRRPKGRVEDWIGRKEYRMIAEEIAHHA, encoded by the coding sequence ATGTCACAAACTGCGTTTCGTCGTCAAGTGGGGCAGTTCGCCATTGTGGGCTTTCATGGCTACACGGTGCCTGACGAACTGCGCATGTTGGTGAAAGAGTTTGATATTGGTGGCGTTATTTTGTTTTCACGCAATATCGACAGTCCAAATCAGGTTGCTGAACTTACGCGTGAGGTGCAATCGCTTCGACGGGATTGGCCATTGTGGGTCAGCGTTGACCAAGAGGGTGGTCGAGTCGCTCGCCTTCGCGATCCCTTCACGGAGTGGCCTGCGATGCAAGTACTTGGCAAAAGTCGTGACGCTAATCTAGCCCGCCGATTTGCATCAGCCCTCGCCTCTGAATTAACTGCTGTCGGTATTACCCTCAACTACGCACCAGTCATGGACCTACACACGAATTCGAAGAATCCTGTCATTGGCAACCGTGCAATGTCTGAGAATCCGGCTATCGTTTCAACACTCGGAGTTTCGATCATTGAAACCTTGCAGTCAGGGGGACTCGCTGCTTGTGCTAAGCACTTTCCAGGACACGGTGACACTAGTCAGGACTCGCACCATGAACTACCAATCCTCGACATCGATTTGGCGTGTTTGGACAAGCGGGAGTTAGTTCCATTTCGTGCGGCGATTGGCGCAGATGTTGCGTCGGTTATGACTGGGCATTTGCTAGTTCGGAGTCTTGATGAAGTTCGGCCCGCGACGCTATCACGGCGCGTAGTGCACGATCTGCTCAGGGGTGAATTGAATTACGGTGGCTTAGTTGTGACGGACGATATGGAAATGAAGGCGATAACAGGGAGATATGGCATAGAGGAGGCTGCTGTGGAAGCTGTTGGCGCTACTGTCGACCTGCTGCTGTTGTGCGGGACCGATACAGCGAGTCATGCCGGTGTGTTAGAAGCTCTTATACACGCGGCGGAGCAGGGTAGCTTGGCAATGCACGACCTGGAGAATTCTCTCGGGCGGCATCGGAAAGTGAAGGAGCGGTATTTAACAAAGTTGCCGTTAAGAAGGCCTAAAGGTCGTGTCGAAGATTGGATCGGGCGTAAGGAATACAGGATGATTGCCGAGGAAATAGCTCACCATGCCTGA
- a CDS encoding DUF4115 domain-containing protein, translating to METSLSTREGALLIDIEPQGPCWVQLTVDGEPVMSRLVQAGESLQVEADNEIVINVSDAGAFRFTLNGRAGRRLGTAREIVTVLINRDNYRDYLVS from the coding sequence GTGGAGACTTCGCTTTCGACTCGCGAAGGTGCGTTGCTAATCGACATTGAGCCGCAGGGTCCTTGTTGGGTGCAATTGACTGTTGATGGTGAGCCCGTAATGTCTAGGTTGGTACAAGCCGGTGAAAGCCTTCAGGTTGAGGCGGATAATGAGATTGTCATTAACGTCTCTGATGCTGGCGCCTTCAGGTTTACGCTAAACGGTCGCGCTGGGAGACGACTGGGCACAGCGCGCGAGATTGTCACCGTATTGATCAACCGTGATAACTACCGCGACTACCTGGTGTCATAG
- a CDS encoding helix-turn-helix domain-containing protein → MLQVDIGARLREAREARGLTLDEIAATTRIAIGTLRSLERNEVDCLPKGIFFRSFVRSYAAEVGLDPEATLQEFLLAHPIDGLVAGGPRAADWQEGDHIFENHREMARVWFTLTAFSLPLIGLIIYFSFVGLGSPT, encoded by the coding sequence ATGCTGCAAGTAGATATTGGGGCTCGGTTGCGAGAGGCGCGGGAGGCGCGTGGTTTAACCCTTGATGAGATTGCGGCAACCACAAGGATTGCTATTGGAACGCTTAGATCCTTAGAGCGTAATGAGGTCGATTGTTTACCGAAGGGTATTTTCTTTAGGTCATTTGTGCGTTCGTACGCGGCAGAGGTTGGTCTTGATCCCGAGGCGACGTTACAAGAGTTCTTGTTAGCACACCCTATCGATGGCCTGGTTGCGGGAGGTCCACGAGCAGCCGATTGGCAAGAGGGAGATCATATTTTTGAAAATCATCGAGAGATGGCTAGAGTGTGGTTCACACTTACGGCTTTTAGCCTTCCGCTTATTGGCTTAATAATCTATTTTAGTTTTGTTGGATTAGGTTCACCGACTTAA
- a CDS encoding thiamine phosphate synthase translates to MNPKGETLSTRGPLICLVTDRQRLSPGASLDCQINNLVTFVTSAAVAGIGVVQVRERDLSGRVLTSLVSRCVKATAGSAMHVVVNDRADVALASGAAGVHLREDSVKAERVRTISPPSWLVSRAVHDSSMVLSMSSTLDYLVFGTVFPSPSKAMTDVPAGLGVLERVISQSEIPVVAIGGVNEDRLKKVWMVGAAGFAGIGLFIESARAGSTWTAGLTDLVQRVRRSFDSARSHV, encoded by the coding sequence ATGAATCCTAAGGGTGAAACGTTATCAACGCGTGGTCCGCTCATCTGTCTTGTTACCGATCGTCAACGTTTGTCTCCAGGGGCTTCACTGGATTGTCAGATTAATAATCTCGTTACCTTCGTAACTTCGGCGGCAGTAGCTGGAATCGGAGTTGTTCAGGTGCGTGAACGAGATTTATCGGGACGGGTACTGACGTCGCTCGTTTCGCGATGCGTTAAAGCCACGGCCGGCAGTGCCATGCATGTTGTCGTGAACGATCGTGCTGATGTTGCACTTGCGAGTGGTGCGGCGGGCGTTCACCTTCGTGAGGACTCCGTCAAGGCAGAACGAGTCCGTACGATCAGTCCTCCTTCGTGGTTGGTGAGTCGTGCAGTTCACGATTCATCGATGGTGCTATCAATGTCCTCAACCTTGGACTATTTGGTCTTCGGTACTGTATTTCCGAGCCCTTCCAAGGCTATGACAGATGTGCCCGCAGGTCTTGGTGTACTTGAGAGGGTGATTAGTCAGAGTGAGATACCCGTGGTGGCCATTGGGGGCGTTAACGAGGATCGCCTCAAGAAAGTGTGGATGGTTGGTGCTGCGGGCTTTGCTGGTATTGGTCTATTCATTGAATCGGCTAGGGCAGGTTCTACTTGGACCGCTGGCCTCACTGATCTTGTTCAGCGTGTGCGACGGTCGTTTGACAGTGCCAGGTCTCACGTCTAG
- a CDS encoding ribonuclease HII, with protein MPRPTARRTTENAIRRLGFARVAGVDEVGRGCLAGPLVAAVVVLNPDRHIPGVCDSKLLSASARECLYEEIVSLADGWSVGWASPFVIDKLNVHQATFSAMRDAVMGLVTLPDFVLVDGFCIPNLELPQRHIIGGDRRCSAIAAASIIAKVTRDRHMRLLHERDPRYGFDRHKGYPTAKHLAAISCHGYSTVHRRSFHCSSLSDAPH; from the coding sequence ATGCCCAGACCTACTGCTCGTCGTACTACTGAGAACGCAATCAGGCGTTTGGGGTTTGCGAGGGTAGCCGGAGTCGATGAAGTTGGGCGCGGATGTCTGGCTGGTCCATTGGTTGCTGCAGTCGTCGTCCTAAATCCCGACCGGCACATTCCTGGTGTTTGTGACTCAAAGCTTTTATCTGCCTCGGCTCGCGAGTGTCTGTATGAAGAAATCGTTTCATTGGCAGACGGGTGGAGCGTTGGTTGGGCGAGTCCCTTTGTCATTGATAAGTTAAATGTTCACCAAGCAACGTTCTCTGCGATGCGGGACGCGGTGATGGGTTTAGTGACGCTTCCTGATTTTGTACTTGTAGACGGTTTCTGTATTCCAAACCTTGAGTTACCGCAACGTCACATTATCGGTGGCGACCGTCGGTGCTCGGCCATTGCTGCCGCCTCAATTATTGCTAAGGTTACACGAGATCGTCACATGAGACTTTTGCACGAACGAGATCCCCGCTACGGCTTCGACCGGCATAAAGGCTACCCAACGGCAAAGCATCTTGCTGCTATCAGTTGCCACGGTTATTCGACGGTGCATCGACGGTCATTCCACTGTTCGTCGCTGAGTGACGCACCGCACTGA
- the rplS gene encoding 50S ribosomal protein L19, with protein MNAIETIERGQLVERPVMQSGDTVRVHVKVREGEKERVQIFEGVVIAQRRGGARASFTVRKVSFGQGVERIFPLHSPIVDRIEVVRSARVRRSKLYYLRELRGKAARMRERKPKPRA; from the coding sequence ATGAACGCGATCGAAACTATCGAACGGGGCCAGTTGGTAGAGCGGCCAGTAATGCAGTCTGGCGATACCGTAAGGGTTCACGTAAAGGTCCGTGAGGGTGAGAAGGAGCGCGTTCAGATATTTGAGGGCGTGGTTATTGCTCAACGTCGAGGCGGTGCTCGGGCGTCATTCACGGTCCGCAAAGTATCGTTCGGACAAGGAGTTGAACGGATTTTTCCTTTACATTCGCCCATTGTCGATCGCATTGAAGTCGTAAGATCGGCGCGAGTACGCCGGTCGAAGTTGTATTATTTGCGAGAACTTCGGGGGAAGGCCGCCAGGATGCGCGAGCGGAAGCCGAAACCCAGGGCCTGA
- the trmD gene encoding tRNA (guanosine(37)-N1)-methyltransferase TrmD produces the protein MKIDVVTIFPETVQAVLREGVVRRAIDRDLVEVRIHDLRDYSDDRHRSVDDVPYGGGPGMVLKCEPLFRAISSIEDSVGLPEAVVLMSPQGKRFAHPDAQRLSRLSHFVVLCGRYEGVDERVRESIVTEELSIGDYVLTGGELPALVIIDAVARLVPGVVGDARSVESESFVRGLLDFPQYTRPAEVRALRVPETLLSGHHKEISRWRKREAVRRTLNRRPDLLAQASLDDEERAILQELLTERVKGAEV, from the coding sequence ATGAAAATTGACGTCGTAACAATCTTTCCGGAAACTGTCCAAGCGGTGCTTAGGGAAGGTGTAGTGCGGCGTGCTATCGATAGAGACCTTGTTGAAGTACGAATTCATGATCTGCGTGACTATAGCGATGACCGGCACCGTAGTGTGGACGATGTTCCATATGGTGGTGGCCCAGGAATGGTATTAAAGTGCGAACCACTCTTTCGTGCTATCAGTTCGATAGAAGACAGCGTTGGGTTGCCGGAAGCTGTGGTGTTAATGTCGCCACAGGGAAAACGATTTGCGCACCCCGATGCTCAGCGCCTAAGTCGTTTGTCACATTTTGTTGTGCTCTGTGGTCGGTACGAGGGCGTTGACGAACGAGTTAGAGAATCCATTGTAACCGAAGAGCTATCGATCGGAGACTACGTGCTAACGGGTGGGGAGCTGCCTGCGTTGGTAATCATTGATGCTGTAGCTAGGCTAGTGCCAGGGGTTGTGGGAGACGCTCGTTCGGTTGAAAGTGAGTCCTTTGTGCGGGGCTTACTCGACTTTCCGCAGTACACGCGGCCTGCTGAAGTGAGAGCATTGAGGGTGCCGGAGACTTTACTGTCGGGTCACCATAAGGAAATTTCTAGATGGAGGAAGCGGGAGGCGGTACGACGCACTTTAAATCGTCGTCCAGATCTACTTGCTCAGGCTTCTCTCGATGACGAGGAACGTGCCATTCTTCAAGAGCTATTGACGGAAAGGGTGAAGGGGGCAGAAGTATGA
- the rimM gene encoding ribosome maturation factor RimM (Essential for efficient processing of 16S rRNA), whose translation MTDGDERLLECAVVGRVARTHGRSGQVIVNPETDFQHQRFMVGAVFFVCSDDRVSRATVTSARFHQGRPILGFEGVETIDAAEIYVGAELRVPLSELKVLPTDMFYHHDLIGCAVRMPDGMVLGSVAAVQGNAENSRLVIQTATEEVLVPLAADICQQISVADRTIEIDPPEGLLELNTTSRSRSTG comes from the coding sequence ATGACAGACGGTGACGAACGTTTACTCGAATGTGCGGTCGTGGGTCGGGTAGCGCGTACACACGGTCGTTCGGGTCAGGTCATCGTGAATCCTGAAACGGACTTTCAACATCAGCGCTTCATGGTAGGCGCTGTGTTCTTTGTCTGCTCCGACGACCGGGTTAGTCGAGCGACTGTGACTTCGGCAAGATTTCACCAAGGGCGTCCGATTCTGGGTTTTGAGGGGGTCGAAACGATCGATGCAGCGGAGATTTACGTTGGTGCTGAGTTGAGAGTGCCCTTATCAGAGCTGAAAGTGTTACCGACTGATATGTTTTATCACCACGACCTTATCGGCTGTGCCGTCCGGATGCCTGACGGGATGGTTCTTGGGTCGGTAGCTGCTGTTCAGGGAAATGCCGAGAATAGTCGACTTGTTATCCAAACAGCAACAGAGGAAGTGTTGGTACCTCTAGCTGCTGATATCTGTCAGCAAATAAGTGTTGCTGATAGGACTATTGAGATTGATCCGCCTGAGGGGCTGCTTGAGTTGAATACTACGAGCCGATCTCGGAGTACGGGATGA
- a CDS encoding KH domain-containing protein: MSRARTLVEVVARALAELPEEVSVSETTRQDSELIELFTAPGDLGRMIGRRGRTAAAFRTLAAVAAEKEGCNVTVEFRDRSPDDRR; this comes from the coding sequence GTGAGCCGGGCCCGGACACTCGTCGAAGTTGTTGCGAGAGCACTGGCGGAACTGCCCGAAGAAGTGAGTGTTTCTGAAACTACCCGTCAAGATTCAGAATTGATCGAACTGTTTACGGCACCCGGTGATCTAGGAAGGATGATCGGTCGGAGGGGGCGTACCGCCGCTGCTTTTCGCACACTGGCAGCAGTGGCCGCTGAAAAGGAAGGTTGCAACGTGACGGTCGAGTTTCGTGACAGGTCGCCCGATGACAGACGGTGA
- the rpsP gene encoding 30S ribosomal protein S16, translating to MLSIRMRRVGSKKQPFYRVVVLDSAKATDGRFVEILGYYNPRTDPETIELDRERLAHWVKRGARASDTVRTLIKRHPIAVAEAEEVTETATS from the coding sequence ATGTTGTCGATACGTATGCGTCGTGTGGGATCAAAAAAACAGCCGTTTTATCGTGTAGTCGTCTTAGATTCAGCAAAGGCAACGGATGGTCGATTCGTCGAGATTCTCGGCTACTACAATCCGAGGACCGATCCTGAAACTATTGAGTTGGATCGAGAGCGGTTGGCTCACTGGGTGAAACGAGGGGCTCGAGCATCTGACACGGTCAGAACGCTTATTAAGCGCCATCCGATTGCTGTTGCAGAAGCTGAGGAAGTTACGGAGACGGCGACGTCGTGA